TAGCAAAAGAAAAGAACATAATAATTACTGAGGTGACTTATGAAAAACACCTTAATAGTCTGCGAAACTATTTATCATCTCAACACGCCTCTGAGCTAGCTAAAACAATAGGAGACGAAAGCGCAAGTGATCGCATAAAAGCTTTAATCAGACAGTACATTCACAATAATGATGTACTTATAGAGGGCGAGCAATATGAACTGTTAATAAATAAATTTTATGATGATTTAGCAGGCTATGCTTTTATTAACAAGTATTTGTTCGATGAAAACATAGAAGAGATTAATGGCAATGCGTGGAATGACATAGAAATTGTTTACTCAAATAAATGGCATAAAGTTAAAGAGTCTTTTGCCAGCCCCCAAAATGCCATTGATATTATAAAAAAAATGATGAGAGCTGGGGGAGTAACACTCGATGAAAAAAAGCCTATTGGGGAGAGTTATATTTCAACTGGTATAAGAGTTTCGGCTATGATACCGCCAATTATTGATGAAAAAAAGGGTGCAGTATTCTCTTTAAGAAAACAAAAAACACGTATTTTTAGAAAAGAAGAATTGCTTAAATATGAAACATGCACCAAAGAAGAGTTTGAGTTTTTGCAAATGTGTTTAAACCATGGTGTTAGTATAGGCATTGCAGGGGCAACTTCATCTGGTAAAACTACCGACATAACTTCACTGTTAGCCTCGGTAGATGAGAGTAAAAGAATTTACATTATTGAGGATACTAGAGAGATAACAATAAACAAAGCTACAAAAGGTAAAATAAGTAATAGAGTAATATACACCAAAACCCGACCCAATTTACAGGAAGAGCGAAATATAAGTGCCTCAGATTTATTGCGGGCAGCTATGAGGTATCATCCAGATATAATTGTTCCTGCAGAAATGCGTGACGAAGTGGCGATGGTGGCAGTTGAGGCAGGCAGAACAGGACACACAATTTTAGCTGGATTACATGCTAATAATGCTATAGAAGCCTATGACAGAATATTAACTATGTGTATGATGTCAAGGATAAATCTAATTATCGTTGTAATTACAACGTATTTAGTATCAATAAAAGCTAAAAAAGAGCATTTTGCCTACGGTTTGCCTACGTAATTTTTAGCTTGTCGACAAAATGCTACTTGTTGCCTTCTCAAATATGTCTGTTGTTTCTTGAGACATCTTCTGCGTTACGTGTGCGTAAGTGTCCATAGTAACTGATAATTTAGAGTGACCTAAGCGTTTTTGAACATCTTTCATGTTAGCACCATTTTCAATTAGCATTGTTGCATGTGTATGTCTAAGCAAATGGAATTTGAATTTAATACCAAGTTTCTTTTTGATAGTCTTGCCACAGTCACCCATAGTTTCATTATTTACTAATGTTCCATTCTCATGAGTACATACAAAATGTATTAACTCGTCTTTTGAATCACTGGCAAAATAGATTCTTTTAGATTTATCTGAATAGTAATTTTTATAGTGCTCCCCATACCTTAATTGGTTCTCTAGTTGCCACTTTTTATGCTTTTTTAGAAGAGTCAATAATGTGTTGCCAATTGAAATATCCCTCATAGAGCTTTGTGTTTTGGTTGGTCCAAAATACCAATTATTATCAGAACGTTCTTTATATAAAATTCTTTTAACACTTATATTTTTATTTTGGAAGTCTATATTATCCCACGTAAGAGCACAAACTTCACTAACCCTCATACCTGTATAAAAAGCAAGTTGCAAAACAATATGGTATTTATGCCCAAAAGGATATTTATCTAAAATTCTTTGATACTCACTTAATTCAAGTGTTTTCTTTTCTTCCTGTTCTGCATAGTCTTTTTTCTTTGGCGTTTTAACATATTGCATAGGATTACCATTAATGAACTTACAAGGGAATACAGCATACTTCAATGATCCGCTTAAAACATTTCTTATACCTCTAAGGTAGTTATTACTATATCGACTGTTAAAGAGGTCATTCATAAATGTTTGTAAAGCTTCTGGAGTTAAGGACTTTAATTTGTAATTACCAAATGTAGGCTTTATAAATTGATTCACTATTCTTGAGTACTCTTTAATGCTATTAGGTCTACAGTTTATTAACACATAGTTTTCCATCCAGTAATCCATATAGTCAGAGACCGATATATCACTAGATTCAAAGATTAAACCTGCATTTTCATATTCTGTTAGTGCTTTTCTAAGAGCTGCGGATGCTTCTTTTTTAGTCCTACCACCAACTCGTTCAATACGCTTGCGTTTGCCATCTACAGTACTAGCCTCAAAGCTAAAATACCACTTGTTACCTCTCTTTCTTAGTGAGCCAGACATTTATATACATCTCCTTTATTTTAAAATGGGAGGTCATCATCATTTAAGCTTGTTGCAGCGGCTTCATTTTCTTCGGTGTAATCCCAAGGTTTTAATATACCATTCTGTAAAAAGGTAGATTCACTTCCGCATATGCTGCAGTATCTTTCATCACCTGCGAGTGGTTTTCCACAATCGAATTTGTTGGTACATCTATTAACTATATGCTTACCACATATTTGGCAGAATTCACCTTCGATATTAGTTTTTTCATTACCACAGACTGGGCAAATAACTGCTTTGCTATTTTCATTTAGCCCTATTCCATTGTATATCATTTCATTTACCTCCTCATTGTAGTCTCTATACAGACTACTTCCTCCACATACAGGGCAGAAATTAAGTACCTCTTTACAAGATACAAAACCGCAAATTTGGCATTTTTTTATATTTTTCTTTATGTAAACAAACTCTCTAAATTGATTTTGCTGTTTATGAAGACAAATATCACTAATCCAGTAATTATCAGATCTTCGGAATCGTAATCGATTTAGAGAGGCTTGATAAGACATATGGAAAATGTCTTGAACATCATGAGTGTTTAATTCCAATTCGTTTGCGATAACTATTGGTGCAAGGGCGTTTCTGGAAAATGAATTAGCTTCTTTCTCCAGCACTCTGTATTTTTTAGTAGGTATTCCTCCTCTTGTTAATAGCGCGATATCAAAATCAGCTAAATGATTTAAGATTATATGTCCAATTTCATGCATTAATGTGAATAGAATTCTACACTGTGGTTTCGTATCATTATAAGCTATTGAGTAATTTCTACCATTAAATATCGTATAACCATCTTCTGAACCAAAAGCTTCTGTTATATCATGTATAGTTACATGATATTTTTCTGCATACTGCGAATAGCTACACACATCCCAATTGTTATCTTCTATAATCTTAAATGGGTCCAATGGAAACCTGTAAACATGTTCTTTAGCGAGAAAATCTGTTGCTTTTTCTAGAACATAGTAGTACCTAGCGCTTGTCGGTATTTGCTGCAAAATTGTTACTAAATTCTTTAATAGATCTCGCTGGCTAGGATTTAAGTTCTTCATACCACGTGCGATAGCTCGAATTTGGGGGTCGAAATCATCGCTTTGGTTTTTTATATCTGGTGAATCATCCCAGATTACATTAGAGAACCCTGCAATTTCCCAAACGTCAATATTGAACACTTTAGCTATTTTTCTAAGATCACTCATTTTTGGGGGCTGTTTATCAGATTCTATACGATTAAGTAATTTGATGCTAATCCCAGCTTTTTTAGCAAGTTCCTCTTTACTCATATTTTTAGCATCTCTTGTTGCAATTATAAATTGCCCAGGACTTGTATCAAGATATTGATTATTTTCTTTTATCATATCTTCATGAACAGCTCTTTTATAGGCTTCATATTTATTTACATCCCCATCAAAATGTGAAGGTATTTGTTCATCATATAATCCGTATTTATCTAAAAACTCATAATAGGACAATCCAAGAATTTCTTCGAATTTATTTATTACATCTATCCTTACTTCATTTTCTTCTGATTCATATTGTAAGAGTTCTTTTGAGGATATTTCAAGGAAATTTGCGAGTTCCTTTATGCTTAGTCCTTGACTTTCTCGTTCTTCTTTCAAAGCATGTCCTACTCGATCTCCCTCAATACCTAAGAGTGTGTCCACTGACACACTAAAATAATTGGATATTTTAAGAAGCATTTCATAACTTGGCTCTCTGGTTCCGTTTTCCCAATTGCAAATTGTATTCTGGGCTACGTTGAATATTTCCCCTAACTTCTTTTGGCTCAGACGAGCACCTTCTCTTAAAATCTTTAATTGTATCATTATAACCACCTCTATCGATTAAATTATCACAAATAGGGATAATAGTCAACAAAAATCCCATAAAGGGATTGACCTTAAAACCATATCGTGATAATATCTCATTGTGGGATTGAAAGCGAGTAAACAGCGAAAAAGAGAGGAGGGTGTTAGATGAAACGGTACTGGCTTGTAAAATTTAGGAAGGGTTTAACTCAGCAAGAAGTAGCTAAAAAAGTTGGTATATCTCAAAATTTCTATAGTTGCATAGAGACAGGGGGTAGAAATCCAGGTGTAAATACTGCTAAAAAAATAGCAGCTGTTCTAGGTTTTAATTGGACACTATTTTATTAATCCATGATACAGAGTTGAAAATCAAAATATATAAGGAGAGGTTTAATGAACAGTTTACAAGTTTTTAACAATAGTGAGTTTGGACAAGTTCGTAGTTTGGTGATCGATAACGAGCCATGGTTTGTAGCTGGTGATATATGTAAGTGTTTAGGAGTAGGTAACCCATCACAGGCATTAAATAGGCTAGATGAAGATGAAAAGAATACTATCATTTTAAATGAGGGTATTGGTAATCCTTATAAATCTGCTGTAAATGAGTACGGGTTATATAACTTAATATTAGGTAGCAGAAAACCAGAAGCTAAGAAGTTTAAGCGTTGGGTAACCCATGAAGTATTACCGTCAATCCGAAAAACAGGATCATACATATCAAAGGATGTTAAATATCTGGATCAATTACAAGGAGTTAAGTTTGTCGCGGATGATCTAAAAGTAAATCAAGGATCAAGAATACTTATGTATCAAAAGGCGTGTAAAGCAAACAATGTAGATTCATCTTTTCTTCCTGCATACTCAGAGGAGAAACTTACGAAATCGTTAACTGATTTGCTAAAGCAATTCAATGTTGAGCATTCGGCTAGAAGCTTCAATACCAAATTAATTAAAGCTGGGATCGTAGAAATTGCAACAAGACCGTCAACTAAGGCACCTAGTGGGTTTAAGAATTTTAAGAGATTAACTGATAAGGGGCTTAAGTATGGTAAAAATCTTATTTCACCCAGTAATCAAAGAGAAACGCAGCCACATTATTATATAGACACATTTCAAGAGTTAGTAGATAAAGTATCAAAAAATTAAGAAAGAGGACAAGCCATGACTAGATTAAAAGCAAAACAAGTATTTTGGAAAATTGTACACTACATCGAAGATTGTTCAGACACTAATTTTAAGAATAAAGCTGAAGTAATAACTGACAAAGGTATGACTACTTCAAGCGGCGGCTGTATTATGTTTGGTCTAGATGATGGGGTTATTAGGATATACGATAATAAGAATTTCCCTATAGCGGCTTTTACAGAGGATAGCGAAACATTGTTAGTACTAAAGGAGATCTTTGAGGATATAGACTGGGGAGTAATAGCTAATGACTAAACTACTATACACAGTTAAAGAAGTATCAGAAATTATTAAATGCAACACAAGCTCTACATACAAGCTAATCAAGAAAGGATTACTACCAGCACTTAAATTAGGGCAGCTGAAAGTTAGGCATGTAACATTAGTTAACTTCTTAGAGAAGTACGAAGGTAAAGACCTAACCGACTTAGATAATATCATAGAACTTGATATACACAAGGAGGTTGGCTAAGTGACAATAGAGCGCACTGTATATGTAAAACTCTCAGAGGAGATTGAATGCATAAAGCTCCAAGATGGGTTGTTAATACTGAATGAACTTTACTTTAAGAAAGGAGAGGAGGTAGCAAGATGTGGTTAGTAGTAACCTGTGGAAATTGTGGTGATCCAATTTATTATCAACACCATGGGCTTTTTCATATTTCGTTGGATACAGACGAGCTTTGCATAGAGTGTCCTAAATGTAAAACAGAACACACATTTAGCGTTGATGTCAATTTTACTTTAAAAGTAGAAAACCGCCCAGCAAAAAGCTTAAGCGATAATCGTCTCTAGCAATTCGATTATATCGCAAAATTCTAAGGGAGTCAAAAAGCATGAATAAAATTAATATTCAAATTGATATAGATGCAAAACAAAGCGTTACAAAAATCAACGTAAAAGGCAATGAAATTGAAATGGTTGAAGAGCTTGATTCAACAGGTTCTGAGAGAACTACGTATGTAAATGGTACAGAAATGTATTTGGAGGACGTTGAATTTTTGCCGGAACCTATACACGAAGTTATTGACCGATTTTGGTTTGGTGACGTGATCAGAGAACTTAATAGGGAACTGTAAATGGATAATCTATTTATATTATATGTACTGTTAACAGCATTACTACTAATACTTCTACTACTTAGATTGGGAGTGGAAATCTATGAAAAAACAAAAGCATATATTCGCAAAAGAAACAGGCAATCCAAAGTGCCTGGTGTGTGGAAAAAGTCGTCAATACATAATACGAGAGCGAGAACAAAGAAAAAGATACAAAAGAAATTACCGGAATCGCTATTCAAAAGGTTTTAGTTACTATGGTTAGGCAAATATATACACTTAAAAACTCAACCAAAACACAGCTGGAAGATTATAAAAATAGGCTTATTGACTGCCTTAATCATAGAGATAGCGTAATAGCAAAAATAAATCAATGCAACCACTTATTAAGCGATTTAGATTACGAAATTAAACAAATAAGAAACTCTATAAAAGTTTTATCAGAAGAGTTAGAACAAGAAACAAACAGATTACAAAGAAACCATCCAGAAAACCAAATGCACATATGTGAAATTTTAATTGGGAGGACAAACTCAAATGTTAGAAATTAATATCAATATAAACGCCTCGGAGTTAGCTCAAGCAATAACCTTATTGGCTACCAATCTTGGACAAGCTAAATCCGTAAATGTAGTTAAGAGTAATTCACCAAAGGTGGAGTTAGCGGAGAAAGCAATTTCCAGCATGTCTGAAATGATGAATCAAGTTATCGAAAACGTTGAACCTACAAAAGAAGAAAAAGAACAAACAACTACCGAGCCAACTCTTACAGTTGTAGAAGTAAGAGCACTTGTTAAAAAGGCAGCTAAGAAGGATAAGGCAGCAGTTAAGAGCTTACTTAAAGAGTTCGGAGCTGAGAGCGTAACGGCTCTTGATGAAGAGCACTACCAAGCTTTCTATGACAAAGTGGAGGAGCTTTTATAATGGCTCATGCATTATTAAGTGCTTCCGGATCTAGCAGGTGGATTGCGTGTCCACCTTCCGCTAGATTGGAAGAAAAAGAACAAGATACAACCAGCGAATATGCCCGAGAGGGTACTTTAGCACATGAAATAGGTGAGCTGGCTTTAAGATTTTATGTAGGAGAGATAACCAAAAGAACTCATACTTTAAGGCTAAACAAGCTTAAAAAGCATGAGCTGTTTGCACCAGATATGCTGACTTATGTACAAGTCTATGTTGACTATGTAATTGAAAGATACCTATTAGCTAAAAAGAAAACACCAGATGCACAACTTATTATTGAACAACGATTAGACTTCTCAGAATACGTACCAGATGGATTTGGTACAGGTGATGCATTAATAATAGCAGATAATGGTATTGAGGTTATAGACCTCAAGTACGGCAAAGGTGTACAAGTTTCGGCAGAAAGCAATTCACAAATGATGCTATACGGATTAGGTGCTTTAAGCGAGTATGAAATGTTGTATGACATTCAAGAAGCACATTTAACAATAGTACAACCTAGGTTAGAAAACATATCAGAATTCACCATTAAAACTGATACGCTAATTGGTTGGGGTGAATTAATAAGAGAAACCGCTAAGCTGGCATACAACGGTGAAGGAGAGTTCAAAGCTGGCTCACATTGTCGCTTCTGCAAGATAAAAGCTAAGTGTAAAGCTTACGCTGATGAACAACTAAAACTAGCTAAATATGAGTTTAGAGACCCTGCTTTTTTAGTTGAGAAAGAAATAGCAGATATATTAAGTAGGGCTTCTGATTTTGATAAATGGCTTAAAGCCGTTAAAGCCTTTGCACTAGACCAAGCTGTAAATCATGAAGTAGAATACCCAGGATACAAGCTAGTAGAGGGTAGAAGTAATAGGCAATATGTTGATGAAGATAAAGCAGTTGTAAAACTAATAATGAATGGTTTTGAGGGTAAAGACCTGTACAAACCTAAAGAGGTTCTTGGTATTACAGCTATGGAAAAGCATGTCGGTAAAAAGAAATTTAATACTTTACTTGCTGATTTAGTTATAAAGCCTCAAGGCAAACCCTCGTTGGTACCAGTTAGTGATAAACGTCCAGAATGGCGTTCAGAAGATGATGCAGTTAAAGACTTTCAGGACCTTATTGGTTAAATATAAATTTTAAGGAGAAACAAATATGACAAATAAAATGCAAGAAACAAAGGTTACTACTGGATTAGTGAGATTTAGCTACTTGAATGTTTGGGAGCCAAGAGCTGCAAGTGAAGGGCAGGATCCAAAATACTCTGTATCTTTAATCATTCCTAAATCAGATAAAAAGACTATAAAAAAAATTGAAAAGGCTATAGAAAACGCTAAACTAGCAGGAAAAGCCAGCAAGTTTAATGGTAAGTTACCAGCTAACTTAAAAACACCATTGCGTGATGGGGACGAGGAAAGAGACGATGAAGCATACGAAAATAGCTACTTCCTTAATGCAACAAGTAAAACTAAACCAGGTGTTATTGATAGATCAGGTAACAGAATATTAGACCAAGAAGAAATTTACTCTGGTTGCTATGGCCATGCAAGCATAAACTTCTATGCCTTCAACGTAAACGGTAACAAAGGTATTGCTTGCGGATTAAATAACATCATGAAAAAAGAAGAAGGCGAGTATTTAGGTGGTAGATCAACAGCTGAGAGTGATTTTGCTGAGCTCATCGGGCAAGATGACGATGATGATTTACTATAATGCGTACTCTCTCAATAGATATTGAGACATATAGCAGTGTAGATTTATCAAAATCGGGGATTTACAAATATGTAGAATCCCCTGATTTTACTATTCTGCTCTT
This Clostridium sp. 'deep sea' DNA region includes the following protein-coding sequences:
- a CDS encoding DUF2800 domain-containing protein; translation: MAHALLSASGSSRWIACPPSARLEEKEQDTTSEYAREGTLAHEIGELALRFYVGEITKRTHTLRLNKLKKHELFAPDMLTYVQVYVDYVIERYLLAKKKTPDAQLIIEQRLDFSEYVPDGFGTGDALIIADNGIEVIDLKYGKGVQVSAESNSQMMLYGLGALSEYEMLYDIQEAHLTIVQPRLENISEFTIKTDTLIGWGELIRETAKLAYNGEGEFKAGSHCRFCKIKAKCKAYADEQLKLAKYEFRDPAFLVEKEIADILSRASDFDKWLKAVKAFALDQAVNHEVEYPGYKLVEGRSNRQYVDEDKAVVKLIMNGFEGKDLYKPKEVLGITAMEKHVGKKKFNTLLADLVIKPQGKPSLVPVSDKRPEWRSEDDAVKDFQDLIG
- a CDS encoding ATPase, T2SS/T4P/T4SS family encodes the protein MLKRSIHEVINDQSLINVDSKSLAKEKNIIITEVTYEKHLNSLRNYLSSQHASELAKTIGDESASDRIKALIRQYIHNNDVLIEGEQYELLINKFYDDLAGYAFINKYLFDENIEEINGNAWNDIEIVYSNKWHKVKESFASPQNAIDIIKKMMRAGGVTLDEKKPIGESYISTGIRVSAMIPPIIDEKKGAVFSLRKQKTRIFRKEELLKYETCTKEEFEFLQMCLNHGVSIGIAGATSSGKTTDITSLLASVDESKRIYIIEDTREITINKATKGKISNRVIYTKTRPNLQEERNISASDLLRAAMRYHPDIIVPAEMRDEVAMVAVEAGRTGHTILAGLHANNAIEAYDRILTMCMMSRINLIIVVITTYLVSIKAKKEHFAYGLPT
- a CDS encoding BRO family protein; protein product: MNSLQVFNNSEFGQVRSLVIDNEPWFVAGDICKCLGVGNPSQALNRLDEDEKNTIILNEGIGNPYKSAVNEYGLYNLILGSRKPEAKKFKRWVTHEVLPSIRKTGSYISKDVKYLDQLQGVKFVADDLKVNQGSRILMYQKACKANNVDSSFLPAYSEEKLTKSLTDLLKQFNVEHSARSFNTKLIKAGIVEIATRPSTKAPSGFKNFKRLTDKGLKYGKNLISPSNQRETQPHYYIDTFQELVDKVSKN
- a CDS encoding site-specific integrase codes for the protein MSGSLRKRGNKWYFSFEASTVDGKRKRIERVGGRTKKEASAALRKALTEYENAGLIFESSDISVSDYMDYWMENYVLINCRPNSIKEYSRIVNQFIKPTFGNYKLKSLTPEALQTFMNDLFNSRYSNNYLRGIRNVLSGSLKYAVFPCKFINGNPMQYVKTPKKKDYAEQEEKKTLELSEYQRILDKYPFGHKYHIVLQLAFYTGMRVSEVCALTWDNIDFQNKNISVKRILYKERSDNNWYFGPTKTQSSMRDISIGNTLLTLLKKHKKWQLENQLRYGEHYKNYYSDKSKRIYFASDSKDELIHFVCTHENGTLVNNETMGDCGKTIKKKLGIKFKFHLLRHTHATMLIENGANMKDVQKRLGHSKLSVTMDTYAHVTQKMSQETTDIFEKATSSILSTS
- a CDS encoding DUF2815 family protein, which translates into the protein MTNKMQETKVTTGLVRFSYLNVWEPRAASEGQDPKYSVSLIIPKSDKKTIKKIEKAIENAKLAGKASKFNGKLPANLKTPLRDGDEERDDEAYENSYFLNATSKTKPGVIDRSGNRILDQEEIYSGCYGHASINFYAFNVNGNKGIACGLNNIMKKEEGEYLGGRSTAESDFAELIGQDDDDDLL
- a CDS encoding helix-turn-helix domain-containing protein, giving the protein MTKLLYTVKEVSEIIKCNTSSTYKLIKKGLLPALKLGQLKVRHVTLVNFLEKYEGKDLTDLDNIIELDIHKEVG
- a CDS encoding helix-turn-helix domain-containing protein, which gives rise to MIQLKILREGARLSQKKLGEIFNVAQNTICNWENGTREPSYEMLLKISNYFSVSVDTLLGIEGDRVGHALKEERESQGLSIKELANFLEISSKELLQYESEENEVRIDVINKFEEILGLSYYEFLDKYGLYDEQIPSHFDGDVNKYEAYKRAVHEDMIKENNQYLDTSPGQFIIATRDAKNMSKEELAKKAGISIKLLNRIESDKQPPKMSDLRKIAKVFNIDVWEIAGFSNVIWDDSPDIKNQSDDFDPQIRAIARGMKNLNPSQRDLLKNLVTILQQIPTSARYYYVLEKATDFLAKEHVYRFPLDPFKIIEDNNWDVCSYSQYAEKYHVTIHDITEAFGSEDGYTIFNGRNYSIAYNDTKPQCRILFTLMHEIGHIILNHLADFDIALLTRGGIPTKKYRVLEKEANSFSRNALAPIVIANELELNTHDVQDIFHMSYQASLNRLRFRRSDNYWISDICLHKQQNQFREFVYIKKNIKKCQICGFVSCKEVLNFCPVCGGSSLYRDYNEEVNEMIYNGIGLNENSKAVICPVCGNEKTNIEGEFCQICGKHIVNRCTNKFDCGKPLAGDERYCSICGSESTFLQNGILKPWDYTEENEAAATSLNDDDLPF
- a CDS encoding helix-turn-helix transcriptional regulator; this translates as MKRYWLVKFRKGLTQQEVAKKVGISQNFYSCIETGGRNPGVNTAKKIAAVLGFNWTLFY